GCAGGTAGGAGGCTCCCACTGTCTTCTATTCAGCCAGACATTACAGGCATTTACAAAAATGTCTTCTTCAATGCCTCTCCTCACAAgcgttttgttttggaaaatatagttttttttaaaataacagtgtttttattttccaaataattattttaaaattctgtttaaaagtataatatggtaaatattgataGAGAAAACCTATATAAGCAAAAGCTCTTTGAGGCCCTCAATGAGTTCTTATAGTGCAAGGGGACCCTGAGACATAATGTGTGAGAGACTTGGCCTGCGAGCTCTGGAGTGTGAGAGCCTCGGCCTGCGAGCTCTGGAGTGTGAGAGCCTCGGCCTGTGAGTTTCTGGAGTGTGAGAGCCTCGGCCTGTGAGTTCTGGAGTGTGAGAGCCTCGGCCTGTGAGCTCTGGAGCGCGGACTGCTGGATCCATGTGTGGATCCCAATGTGTTGCAGATCCATCGGAGTAACTAACTCAACAAACGTGTACTGAGTGCCTATCACGTGCAGTGGATCCCAAGGCATTGCAGATCCACCGGAGTAACTAATTCAACGGAAGTGTACTGAGTACCTATCACGTGCCAGGCATTGTCATAGGTGCTAGTGCTACGgccatgaacaaaacagacaaaatccacCTGCCTGCCTTGTGTTCTCCTCTAGCAGACACAGTGCTGCCTGCCTTGTGTTCTTGTCTAGCAGACACAGTGCTGTGGAGACAGATCGACTATGTATGTCAAAATTCCAATaagataaaacacacaaaaacccaGAAACAGCTGTAGCAAATATGACAAACACCAGGttaatatctttaatatataCCGAGCTCATACAAATTTATCTGACCCCAGAAGATAGAGCAAAGGACATTGACAATCCACAAAGGAGGAAATACAATCGCTCCACATGAAAGATGCTCAACCGTGCTAGAAGTCAGTGAAATGCCAACTGAAACACGATGCTATTTTTTCATTAtcaaattagcaaatatttagcCAGATGATAATTCCCAATACGGGCAAGATGGACATGTTTATCCTTGCTGGTGGCAGTGTAAGGGGATACAAATATTTCCGGAAACCATTTTGTCAATATGTAGTAAAAGCCTCAAAGGTTTTCATATTCTTTAGTTGAAGAATCCCACCTCCTGGAGTCTACCCTAATAACTTGACATTGGGAAACAGCCTGTGCACAAAGATATTCATCAATTTATAACTGAAAAGTTAGTAACAGCATTAGTGATTGGCAACTGGCACAATGGTCCATCTAGTCAATGGGAGAGTACACAGCcactccaaaataaaatatttagtaatcaTAAGGGGAGATGCCCATgatatgctaagtgaaaacagCTGCACAAAACTGTATCATTACAGAAGACAGCAACAAAACTATGTTAAAACAAAATGCAAAGAAACCATAGTTGGGGGGAAAAGCCTGAGAGACACCAAAATGtgatgttttatttccttctttcctctactTGCAAAAATTTATCTAACATGTGGTTTACATGGGTAATGAGAAGACCTAGTAGGTTTGGTGCTTGTGTATGCAAAGGCATGAGGCACACGGAAGTGAGGAGCTGAGTTTCCTCCCATCTCTACCGCATCTGCGCTGTGCCAACTGCCACCCCACCCAAACTCAGGTCCCCAAGAGACAGCGACACAGGGGCTGTCTGTTCCACGTGGAAGGCCCTATACCCCAATCTTCTCCCCTACTCTGGGAGCTTCTCCTGTTGGCCCAACAGTCTGCTCTTGCTTCCCTTCCCCAGGAGACCCACCTTGTGCCTACCTCTCTAAGTCCCTAAACCAGTGCTCTCCAAGCAGAGGTGCCATGAGCCTTACAACTGTGGTTGCAGATGGAGGCGCCTCCGTTAGGATCTCTTCCCTCTTCCACCCAGAGCTCTGCCCCCAGTCAGTGGCTGCAGCATGGGCCCTTTTGTCCAATCCCAGGGCTTGTTCCCTAAGTCAACCTCAGCACATGCCCAGCTCAGCCATGTCCCTTCACTCCCCTACAGGCTGGAACTGCCAGGGTGGTGCCCACCCAAGGCGGCTGTCTGCCATGACAACAGGAGCGTGTGCGTCAGGCTGGTCCTGCCGCactttctgggttttgttttccaCTCCTCCTCATTGCTCATCACATACTTACCTGGGGACAATGAAATAGGTCTTTGCTATTCCCTAGAAGTCACCAAAATGCTTTAGGACATTAAGTTAGTCCCAGGGTCACACTATACTAGGCCAGGGAGTCACCCCTTCACTAACTCCCATCTCCAGTGATGCCCTGGTATGCACTGAAGCCTACTTACCAAAGGGGTACCATGTGGACTGGAGAGCAGTCACAATACAGTCCAAAGAATGTCAAAACCATGGAAAACAGAACTTTCCTTCACATGCACTGTTGAACACTACTGCCTGTCCCTTTTATCAATCAATACCCGTTCTCCTAAAATTTAGAGAAATTAtaaccccaaaatatgtacaaagcaTCTCCCTTCCCCCACTTTCTTAGCCTGATCCCCTATCACTGAGGTCTCCCTCTGGGGCTGCGCCTCATCCTCCTTAGCTGGAGACTAACGTATCTTTCACTAGAGCCACCATGGGGTCCTCACCTCTCCAATGTGGGCTTCTTCCAAGTCCAAGGTGGAGGGCAAGCCCCTGACCCTCTCTCATCTGCTCCGTGTTCCAAAGTGCAGGGAGCTATCAAGAAGGTCCTAAGTGCATACCAGCACTCGTCCCAAGCCCACACACATAAgcaccaagaaaaaaaacacaaatcaccATGCCAAACAAAGGTGGAGCAGCTGCTTGGATTGGGTGCCCACAGGCAGAGGACCCGGCTGCAGGTGTGGACAGGGAGTGTGGCCGGCCTTTCCTAGGCAGCTCTAGGGTGTGAAGCAGCACAAGCCTGACACAGACATGGTAGGGCTTTCAAAAAGCCACTTGAGTAGAGTGAGGGCTGGCGACACAGCAGAGTTCCCACCCTGCTTCCATGCTGGGCTGGGCCACATGGAAACCTTCCAGGTGCCTTTTCCCAGGTGCCACTGTACCCCTTCACTTGGGGGCACCTCTCCCTGGCAGGTACTAGTCTTACCAATAGAGCTGCTGGAGACAGAACAGAACTGAGCACAAAGAGAAAGTGATCTGTACACCTCCCATTCATGGAATGGTGGCCCTGCTGTGTGTCTTCCCTCCGATCACACTTAAAGAGCACCATGGTACCACCTGAACAGCCTTGGCTGGAGTCCAGGGGAACCTAAAGCCTGTATTCAGGCAGTTGTTCAGCAGGGCAATTGGGCTAACAGAGTTGATGGTGAGTGGGTGGCAGTAGTCTGCGGACCCCAGCAACCACTGAATGTCCTTGACCTTGCAAGGCAGCGGTTCTTCAGAATCGCAGTCACTTTTCCCAGCATCATCAAAACTCTTAAGAAGCCAGGCCCAAGGACCCAATCTCTGGGATCCCAAGACATATACATGTCTTTAGGTGGGTGCGGAGGTTGTCCTTCTGCAATCAAGCCAGGACCCTTCAGACAGGGGCAGCTGAGCCCAGGATAGGAAGCCCTGTGGTCCAGGTCATGTCAATGTGGTTCATTTGGCATTGAAATATGGCGGAACAGCACAGTCCAAAGGGCGTGGCCAAACTCAGCCACAAAATGATTTCTTGGTCATCCCCCTGTGAGGAAGGATGAGGTCCTTCAGAAGGAGGACATGCATGCCAGTGCTGCATTGTCACCACACTAGGACCACGGCAGTCCACAGCTCTTTGCTTTTACAAATGCCACCAAGACCCTGGCTGGGTTGCCAGAGGCAGACACCCCCCCGGCCTTAAGTGCTTAAGGATGTTTCCCAAAGGGAGTCTGTTTTCCCTTGGACAAAGGCAGCCCATCTGATTGCCCAGGCACGGGGAGCACATGCTACAAGGTGCCTTTGGAGACCCACAGATGGTGTGTGGGTGGCTGCAGGGCTGCAGTGAAGGCCACATGGCACCTGAATGGAGATGGGAACAGGTCTCAAGCTGGGCAAGGCTCGCCATCAGTGACGGGGGTAGAAGCAGGAGTGACTGAGCATCAGCCGCTGTGGCACTGCCCATGGAGATCCTGGGCAGCAAAGGGAGTCGCTGGTATCCACCCTTAGCCTGCTATGGCCCTCAGGCGTGGGTGTGTAGGAACCTGCAGCCTGATAGACTTGCCCAATGGCTGAGAGTCCACCATGACCTTATTTAGCAGGCAAGTTCCAGATTCCCCAAGCCTCTGGCTCCATCAGAACACCAGCAGCTGAAGTCAGGCATTAACAGAGGTGCAACATTGGTCCCTCCCAGTGAGAGCAGTGGGGCCTCCCAGACTGCATATTCATGTGCAGAGTGGAACCTGGCCCCCAGACATGGCAGAACTACGCTCCTTGCAGTGACCACTCGACCACGACAGCACGGATGAGGCCCTGCCTGCTGCACCGGGCCCTGGCAGGGCTGGGAGGCATCTTGGGCAGGAAGCCAGACCCCCTCTCCAGGTACACTCATCaagccaccagcctggccaaacggGCATCTTTCTGTCCAGAGCTCATCAATAGGAACTGGGCAACCAGGTGGGGAGCCGCCAGGGGAGCTTGGAGAGGGCAGAGTAGGAGCCTCCATGAACCAAGTCAGGCTGGAAGGGGTCAGCCCTCGTGGTCCGTCAGAGTGCAGCGGAGTCCCTGTGCCTAAGTAGCAGAGCGGTAGTCATTGAAACAGGCCGGGATGCCAGCAAGAGGGAGGCGAGCATGCAGTGAGCGATAGGTACAAAGCTAGCACGTAAGAGGAAGCACGGCAAGGTGGGCAACCAGGGCGCCAGGAAGGGTGGAAGGAAGATCTCCTTGGGGAACACGTCTGGAGAGGCAAGAAGGGAGGTCTTCAAACAGGGGCAAAGCTGTCGTATGGGCATttcttctacacagcaaagagCGTATGCTACCTGGGTGGCTGCAGACGCTACCAAGTGGTGGCGGATTCTTAAAGATTCCGTGCTCGGGCAGGCAGGGCTGGCGCTGGACTAGTCCCGTTGGAAGCTGGATGCACTGGGCAAGGCCCCACGGGGCCCGCAGAGGCCAGCTGGCGGCAGAGCATCTGCCTCTCTCGCACAGCCCTATTAGAGGCAGAAGTCTTCCGGATTTGGGCGCGCCGCGCATGCCGGAGCGGAGACTTGTAGGTTCTCCGCAACTCTGCCAGGAACCCCTGATAGTTGTTGCGCAAGGGGCTGTCAGGTTGCATGTGGGGGATAGCCCACTTCTCCGCCTCCCCAGTCAGTCGAGACACAAGGAAGGCCACACGCTcggcctcacccgggaagcgggAGGCCTGGAAGATCATGAATCTGTCCATCTGCATCAGGAACCCCGCCAACTGGCCTGGGTCCCCGGAAAAGGGCTCGGGCAGAGAGGTTGGAGGTGTGGTCATGGGTCGAGTCCCGTTTGAAGTAATTGCAGAGATGGGCGGGGTGATCTGCAGAGCCCCCGGGATCCGCGCCCTGGTGCGTAACAAGGTCAGCTCTGCCATCACGCTCTCCAGCATGTTGGTGAGATTGGCCTTCTCCGCCCGCAGGGTGGAAGCCTCTCGCCTCAGCGCCGAGTTGGTGAGGCGCAGGGAGGTCAGGGTGTCAATAACGTCATCCATCTGGGCATTCGGAGACGCTGCCAAGGCTGGGCTTTCAGCTTTGGACGTCTGCGGCTGCACCATGCTGGCCAGAGGTCAGCCACAGGCTGAGATCCGCGGGTGGGCCAAGGGGGTGTGGTGACCAGGTGGGCCCCTGTAGAAATGGGGGCAGCGTGGGGTGCACGACGGGAGGGCGCTGCGAGACCCCCAAGCCGAGGGCCCGAGAGAGGGGCACGCGGTGCCAGGCCCTAGGGACTTCGGCCCCGGTCCCACGCGGCTCCTTTACTACAGACTTCGCGGACTACGGAGCCAGACGGGTGGCTGGACCTGCTCTGGGCCCTGGAGGATTAAGAAAAGATGTTTTTAAGGTTTCAATTGCGACTAGCGGGCAGGAGGGTGAGGGGCGGCGTGGAGGGCCCGCGCGTGGGTGGCGAGGCGGCACAAAGCCCCGCGGCGCCCGCCCCGCGCCCGCCCGGGGGAGAACAAAGGGGGCTGCTCCTTGGCGGCCGCGGGCCTGGGGGCCACCACAGTGGCGGGGCCCGGCCGGGCAGGGGGCCGGGGGCGCGCGTACCTGGGGTCTCGCGGTTCCTCCGCGGCTCCGTCCGCCGCCGGCCGTGACCAAGATGGCCCGCGCGGGGGACGCGGCCAGGCCGATGAATCACCGCGCGGACCGCCGAGAACTGCTTCCCGGTCAGCGCAGCCAAGCGACGGCGCTGGCGATGGCGGCGGGCGGCCTCCGGCAGGTGCAGGGGCCGGGCCAGGCCGGGGccggggcaggggcggggccggggTCGCGGCAGAGGGCGGGTCACCGCGCGGCCTTTGTGCGGGCGGGGCCGGCGCGGTGGCGGTGGCGGGCGGGCCTTAGGCTGGCCCCGCTGGTTGCCATGGAGACCGCCCGCTCCCGCGCGTGCGGAGACGACCGCTGCCCCGCCCCCGGAAGTGATGCACAAAGTTCCCCCCCACCAACTCGGGCTGCTGCCAATCAGGGAAGACTGTAGTTGCTGCGGCGTCTTCATCAGGGCGGGTACCTGGTGTTCTCCCAGTCATTCCTCCCAAGAGGGCTTGCAAGGCTCTTTCTGTGGTTGTCATTGGGTTTATTTTTTTGGTGATTTACTGTTCttcttattgtgatttttttttttttttttttgagacggagtctcgctctgtcgcctaggctggagtgcagtggcgctatcccgggtcactgcaacctccgcctcccgggttcaagcgattcttctgcctcagccacccaagtaactgggattacaggcgcgtgctaccatgcccggctaatttttgtatttttagtagagacggggtttcaccttgttggcctggccagtctccaactcctgacctcagggcatccgcctgccttggcctcccaaagttct
Above is a genomic segment from Pan troglodytes isolate AG18354 chromosome 23, NHGRI_mPanTro3-v2.0_pri, whole genome shotgun sequence containing:
- the RTL6 gene encoding retrotransposon Gag-like protein 6, with protein sequence MVQPQTSKAESPALAASPNAQMDDVIDTLTSLRLTNSALRREASTLRAEKANLTNMLESVMAELTLLRTRARIPGALQITPPISAITSNGTRPMTTPPTSLPEPFSGDPGQLAGFLMQMDRFMIFQASRFPGEAERVAFLVSRLTGEAEKWAIPHMQPDSPLRNNYQGFLAELRRTYKSPLRHARRAQIRKTSASNRAVRERQMLCRQLASAGPVGPCPVHPASNGTSPAPALPARARNL